From Calothrix sp. PCC 6303, a single genomic window includes:
- a CDS encoding T4SS efffector SepA family protein, translating into MISKFFASIFSTGTLERVLSYYEIHHKSQVSDEKSVDPGKEIIDLGNLNSLDKSLDHTRVMRAIMGDNEVQKPNWSKIIDVAHELVVQRGMTIDDLIKLSLSNIVKGKKTDSGFHYLPELNISIQGVSANLAWRNALHLMESTKLPIEIYFEWRDKKDSMHPGKRGKVSWCPE; encoded by the coding sequence ATAATTAGTAAATTTTTCGCTTCTATCTTTAGCACTGGTACTCTTGAGCGGGTATTAAGCTACTATGAAATACATCATAAGTCTCAAGTATCTGATGAGAAATCAGTCGATCCGGGTAAAGAAATAATAGATTTAGGTAATTTAAATAGTCTTGATAAAAGCCTGGATCACACTAGAGTCATGCGTGCGATTATGGGTGACAACGAGGTTCAAAAGCCAAATTGGAGCAAAATTATTGATGTTGCTCATGAACTAGTTGTTCAACGGGGGATGACTATAGATGATTTAATTAAGCTTTCTTTATCTAATATAGTTAAGGGTAAAAAGACTGATTCAGGCTTTCACTATCTGCCAGAACTAAATATTTCTATACAAGGAGTGAGTGCAAATCTTGCATGGCGTAATGCCTTACACTTGATGGAAAGTACCAAATTGCCAATTGAAATATATTTTGAGTGGCGTGACAAAAAGGATTCAATGCATCCTGGGAAGCGGGGTAAGGTTAGCTGGTGTCCTGAATAG
- a CDS encoding glycosyltransferase, with protein sequence MPLKYALVHEWLTPKATGGSELVVREILNHVDADLYALIDFESTNPQSYLYKRSIGTSFLQSFPQARNGIQKYLPLLPLAIEQLDLREYEIILSSSHAVAKGVLTTPDQLHICYSHSPMRYAWDLTFDYLNASKLGSGIPGIATRYILHRLRQWDVVSANRVDHFIANSHHTARRIWRCYRREAKVIYPPVNVENFPFSEQKEDFYLIVSRLVSYKQVSLIVSAFNQLQKPLVVIGTGPDMAKIRKIARSNIQLLGWQPDDVLKKYMTAAKAFVYTACEDFGIALVEAQACGTPVIAYGAGGATETVRDIRDSPTNTGTGILFNAQTEAALIEAVETFEYYQKKFDSEYMRSHAAQFAPQVFAKRYLEFLTACQEKSSLPKLKV encoded by the coding sequence GTGCCTTTGAAATATGCTCTAGTGCATGAATGGCTTACCCCAAAAGCAACAGGTGGTTCAGAACTCGTAGTCCGCGAAATTCTGAACCATGTGGACGCGGATTTATATGCTTTGATTGATTTTGAATCTACTAATCCCCAAAGCTACCTATACAAACGCTCTATTGGCACAAGTTTTCTTCAGTCTTTCCCCCAAGCGCGCAATGGTATTCAAAAATATCTGCCACTTTTGCCCCTTGCCATCGAACAGCTAGACTTACGCGAATACGAGATTATTCTCTCCTCATCCCATGCTGTTGCCAAAGGGGTGCTCACAACTCCAGATCAGCTACATATCTGTTATTCCCACAGCCCTATGCGTTATGCCTGGGACTTGACATTTGATTACTTGAATGCTAGCAAACTAGGCTCCGGAATTCCGGGAATTGCAACACGCTATATTTTGCATCGTCTACGCCAATGGGATGTAGTCAGTGCAAATCGCGTTGATCACTTCATTGCAAATTCCCACCATACAGCCCGGAGAATTTGGCGCTGTTACCGTCGTGAAGCAAAGGTAATATATCCGCCTGTAAATGTCGAAAATTTCCCATTTTCTGAGCAAAAGGAGGATTTTTACCTGATTGTTTCCCGGTTAGTGAGTTACAAACAAGTATCTTTAATCGTTAGCGCTTTCAATCAACTGCAAAAACCTTTAGTAGTTATCGGCACAGGACCCGATATGGCAAAGATACGTAAAATCGCCCGTTCCAATATACAACTACTAGGGTGGCAACCAGACGATGTGTTAAAAAAATATATGACTGCTGCTAAAGCATTTGTATACACAGCTTGTGAAGATTTTGGCATTGCCTTAGTGGAAGCTCAAGCTTGTGGGACACCAGTTATTGCCTACGGTGCTGGTGGTGCTACAGAAACTGTACGGGATATTCGTGATTCACCAACGAATACAGGAACAGGAATTTTGTTTAATGCTCAAACTGAAGCTGCTTTAATTGAAGCAGTGGAAACTTTTGAATATTACCAAAAAAAGTTCGATTCTGAGTATATGCGATCGCACGCTGCTCAATTTGCGCCGCAAGTCTTTGCCAAACGCTATCTTGAGTTTCTGACAGCGTGTCAAGAAAAAAGCTCTTTACCCAAACTTAAAGTATAG
- a CDS encoding helix-turn-helix domain-containing protein, which translates to MRKTKSPILEAVHETAKGLHQVGVMDQVTLREFDRLCLPPMETLEAKQIKQIRESAQVSQAVFAAILNTSLSTVQKWEIGQKRPTGTALKLLYLVQKNGLESIII; encoded by the coding sequence ATGAGGAAAACTAAATCACCTATTCTTGAAGCTGTTCACGAAACAGCTAAGGGATTGCATCAGGTAGGTGTGATGGATCAAGTTACATTACGTGAATTTGACCGACTCTGTTTACCACCGATGGAAACTCTGGAAGCTAAACAGATCAAGCAAATCCGTGAATCAGCACAAGTTAGTCAAGCGGTGTTTGCAGCAATCTTAAACACAAGTTTATCAACAGTCCAAAAATGGGAAATCGGACAAAAGCGACCGACGGGTACTGCACTGAAACTACTTTATTTAGTTCAAAAAAATGGACTGGAAAGCATAATCATTTGA
- the gcvT gene encoding glycine cleavage system aminomethyltransferase GcvT has product MANQSETTQDLLRTPLYPLAKELKARFTGFGGWDMAVQFSGITTEHEAVRNTAGMFDISHMGKFILRGKNLVEQLQRLVPSDLQRLQPGQAQYSVLLNPQGGIIDDVIFYYQGEDSGVQRGVLIVNAATTGKDKAWLWENLDRTQIDFQDLSTEKILIAVQGPKATGYLQQFVQEDLAPVKAFGHLDATVLGKPGFLARTGYTGEDGFEVMVDSETGLQLWQSLLKAGVKPCGLGARDTLRLEAAMSLYGQDIDDTTTPLEAGLGWLVHLDSKGDFIGREILERQKAEGVSRRLVGLQMQGRNIARHGYPVLFEGNIVGEITSGTLSPTLGYPVALAYVPSKIATVGQQLEVEIRGKLYPANVVKRPFYRAAKA; this is encoded by the coding sequence GTGGCTAATCAATCGGAAACGACTCAAGATTTACTGCGAACTCCTCTGTATCCCCTTGCTAAAGAACTAAAAGCTAGGTTTACGGGTTTTGGAGGTTGGGATATGGCTGTGCAGTTTAGCGGTATAACTACTGAGCATGAAGCTGTGAGGAATACTGCGGGGATGTTTGATATTTCCCATATGGGTAAGTTTATTTTGCGGGGAAAAAATTTGGTGGAGCAGTTACAAAGGCTGGTACCATCAGATTTACAGCGTTTACAACCTGGTCAAGCTCAGTATAGTGTTTTGCTGAATCCCCAAGGTGGAATTATTGATGATGTTATTTTTTATTACCAAGGGGAAGATTCTGGGGTGCAGCGGGGTGTGTTGATTGTCAATGCTGCCACTACTGGGAAGGATAAGGCTTGGTTGTGGGAGAATTTAGATCGCACTCAGATAGATTTTCAAGATTTGTCAACTGAAAAGATTTTAATTGCTGTTCAAGGACCAAAAGCAACTGGATATCTCCAACAGTTTGTGCAAGAGGATTTGGCACCTGTGAAAGCTTTTGGACATTTGGATGCAACTGTATTGGGAAAACCAGGTTTCTTGGCACGAACTGGTTATACAGGGGAAGATGGATTTGAGGTGATGGTGGATTCAGAAACAGGTTTACAATTGTGGCAAAGTCTGCTGAAAGCTGGTGTGAAACCCTGCGGATTGGGTGCTAGGGATACTTTGCGTTTGGAAGCGGCAATGTCACTTTATGGGCAAGATATTGATGATACTACTACACCTTTAGAAGCTGGTTTGGGTTGGTTGGTGCATTTGGATAGTAAAGGTGATTTTATTGGACGGGAAATATTAGAACGACAAAAAGCTGAAGGTGTATCCCGTCGCTTGGTAGGATTACAAATGCAGGGGCGTAATATTGCTCGTCATGGCTATCCAGTTTTATTTGAGGGGAATATTGTGGGGGAAATAACTAGTGGGACTTTATCCCCGACACTTGGTTATCCGGTAGCTTTAGCTTATGTTCCCAGCAAAATCGCAACTGTCGGACAGCAATTAGAAGTGGAAATTCGCGGTAAATTATATCCAGCAAACGTAGTTAAGCGCCCTTTTTATCGTGCTGCCAAAGCTTGA
- a CDS encoding NAD-dependent epimerase/dehydratase family protein, which yields MQILVMGGTRFIGVYLTKLLVEQGHEVVLFNRGNRPVPVEGVRQIKGDRTNSESLKAALANEKFDAVFDNNGRELTDTQPLAEIFQDSVQHFVYMSSAGVYLKSDQMPHYEEDAVDPKSRHKGKHETESFLMQQDIPFTSIRPTYIYGPQNYNDLEAWFFDRIVRNRPIPIPGNGMHITQFGHVQDLAQTMCRVLGNSSAVRQVYNVSDNRFVTFDGLARACAVAAGKAPEDIQIVHYDPKKFDFGKRKAFPMRVQHFFASVNKAMTELGWQPQYDLISGLKDSFENDFLVSGRSNKEIDFSTDDEILSLMS from the coding sequence ATGCAAATTCTAGTGATGGGTGGAACTCGTTTTATTGGTGTTTACCTGACAAAATTGTTGGTGGAGCAGGGGCATGAGGTGGTATTGTTCAATCGGGGGAATCGTCCGGTTCCTGTAGAAGGTGTCAGACAGATCAAAGGCGATCGCACAAACTCAGAAAGCCTTAAAGCTGCGTTGGCTAATGAAAAATTCGATGCTGTTTTTGATAATAATGGGCGAGAACTTACTGATACTCAACCATTAGCAGAAATTTTTCAAGACAGTGTGCAACATTTTGTTTACATGAGTTCGGCAGGTGTATACCTCAAATCGGATCAAATGCCTCACTATGAGGAAGATGCTGTAGATCCGAAAAGCCGTCATAAGGGAAAACACGAGACTGAGAGTTTTTTGATGCAACAAGATATACCTTTTACATCAATTCGTCCCACCTACATCTATGGTCCCCAAAACTATAACGATTTGGAAGCTTGGTTTTTTGATCGAATTGTTCGCAATCGTCCAATTCCGATTCCCGGAAACGGGATGCATATTACTCAGTTTGGTCATGTTCAGGATCTAGCTCAAACAATGTGTCGCGTCTTAGGCAATTCTAGCGCCGTCAGACAAGTCTACAATGTCTCTGACAACCGTTTTGTTACTTTTGATGGTTTGGCGCGTGCTTGTGCTGTGGCAGCCGGGAAAGCGCCGGAGGATATCCAAATTGTTCACTATGATCCGAAGAAGTTTGATTTTGGCAAACGTAAGGCTTTTCCAATGCGGGTTCAGCATTTCTTCGCTTCGGTAAATAAAGCGATGACTGAGTTGGGTTGGCAACCACAGTATGATTTGATATCTGGGTTGAAGGATTCGTTTGAGAATGATTTTCTGGTTTCAGGTAGGAGTAACAAGGAGATTGATTTTTCTACTGATGATGAAATTTTAAGTCTGATGAGTTAA
- a CDS encoding type II toxin-antitoxin system RelE/ParE family toxin, which yields MVVYKTRWFDRWSRKHGLQDLSLCNAVDEMMAGLYDADLGGGLFKKRIAREGQGKRSGFRTLIATNKGNRWIFVFGFPKNQRSNIDKDEQEALKRLASELLSYTDEDLEKAKLEDELIGVNCHEEN from the coding sequence ATGGTGGTTTACAAAACCCGATGGTTCGACCGTTGGTCACGCAAACATGGACTTCAAGACCTTAGTCTTTGTAATGCTGTAGATGAAATGATGGCAGGACTTTATGATGCCGATTTAGGGGGTGGGCTTTTTAAAAAGCGAATTGCACGAGAGGGACAAGGTAAGCGTAGCGGTTTTCGTACTCTAATCGCTACCAATAAAGGAAATCGGTGGATTTTCGTGTTTGGTTTTCCCAAAAATCAGCGCAGTAATATCGATAAAGATGAACAAGAAGCCTTAAAGAGATTAGCATCTGAATTACTTTCCTATACAGACGAAGATCTCGAAAAAGCAAAGCTAGAAGACGAATTAATAGGGGTAAATTGCCATGAGGAAAACTAA
- a CDS encoding tetratricopeptide repeat protein, giving the protein MKQENKDNAKGWQTEANNSNVYNADTININHQAPQKPATAVKYIPYSGIRHFVGRSNELTTIHEKLHAQNNTVAISAVAGMGGVGKTELAIKYAREHADAYPGGVFWLSARDANIAAEIIQFVQLQMGLEVPQHDFQGNNLTLVQQVAWCWQNWQPTEGLVLVVLDDVTNLQGFDELIPSNHRFRILLTTRLRDIDANVEEIPLDVLSEEEGLQLLINILGEKRVNKPSRHSKDERRNLNDSLEVKDTEIASLRRNDADAQELCKWLGYLPLGIELVGRYIKKKPPHFTLGKMLELLQQQRLEQEAINPQKKGLSTAQRGVLAAFELSWVELNPETQKIAGLLSLFAADIFVWEWVESTAKSLNWDESDVEKAIEQLYQRHLVQCLEADDLYGYKIHPLIREFLKDKLTADGEKNAIKQAFTNTFIEIAQTIPYTPTLEFINSVKTAIPHLTEVAENLTDAVSDENLFWAFTGLAWFYNGQGLYGLAAPWYEGCVSAVKSRLGENHPDVASSLNNLAALYKSQGRYEQAEPMYLQALELYKQLLGENHPDVATSLNNLATLYYSQGRYEAAEPLYIQALKIAERVLGANHPNTVTIRGNLEYLRTQQQGSEG; this is encoded by the coding sequence ATGAAGCAAGAAAATAAAGATAACGCCAAAGGTTGGCAAACTGAAGCTAATAATAGTAATGTTTACAATGCTGATACTATTAATATCAATCACCAAGCTCCCCAAAAACCTGCGACTGCTGTCAAGTATATTCCCTATTCCGGTATTCGTCATTTTGTTGGACGCAGTAACGAGCTAACAACAATTCACGAAAAGTTACACGCACAAAATAACACCGTTGCTATTTCTGCGGTGGCAGGAATGGGTGGAGTTGGTAAAACAGAATTGGCGATAAAATATGCTAGGGAACATGCAGATGCGTATCCTGGTGGAGTTTTTTGGTTAAGTGCTAGAGATGCAAATATAGCTGCGGAAATTATTCAATTTGTGCAGCTACAAATGGGTTTAGAAGTTCCTCAGCATGATTTTCAAGGGAATAATTTGACCCTGGTTCAACAAGTAGCTTGGTGTTGGCAAAATTGGCAACCAACAGAAGGTTTGGTGTTGGTAGTTTTGGATGATGTGACGAATTTGCAGGGGTTTGATGAGTTGATACCCTCAAATCATCGCTTCCGGATTTTGCTGACAACGAGATTGCGTGATATTGACGCGAATGTTGAGGAAATTCCTCTCGATGTGTTGTCAGAGGAGGAAGGATTACAGCTATTAATAAATATCCTGGGGGAAAAGCGAGTCAATAAACCATCCCGCCATTCCAAGGATGAACGACGTAATCTCAATGACTCGTTGGAAGTGAAAGATACTGAGATTGCTTCCTTACGTCGCAATGACGCAGATGCTCAAGAATTATGTAAATGGTTGGGATATTTGCCGTTAGGAATCGAATTAGTGGGACGGTACATCAAGAAAAAACCGCCCCATTTCACGTTAGGGAAAATGCTGGAATTGTTGCAACAGCAGCGACTGGAACAGGAAGCGATTAATCCCCAAAAAAAGGGATTGAGTACCGCACAACGGGGAGTTTTAGCTGCATTTGAATTAAGCTGGGTGGAATTGAATCCAGAAACACAAAAAATAGCCGGGTTATTGAGTTTATTTGCAGCAGATATTTTTGTATGGGAATGGGTAGAATCCACAGCGAAATCCCTCAACTGGGATGAGTCGGATGTGGAGAAAGCAATTGAGCAACTTTACCAACGTCATTTAGTGCAATGTTTAGAAGCAGATGATTTATATGGTTATAAAATTCATCCCTTAATTAGGGAATTTTTGAAAGATAAATTAACCGCAGACGGGGAAAAAAACGCAATCAAGCAAGCATTTACTAATACTTTTATAGAAATTGCTCAAACAATTCCCTATACACCAACTTTAGAATTTATTAACTCAGTTAAAACAGCCATTCCCCACCTCACAGAAGTTGCAGAAAATTTAACCGATGCAGTCAGTGACGAAAATCTATTTTGGGCTTTTACTGGTTTAGCTTGGTTTTACAATGGACAGGGTTTATATGGATTAGCAGCACCTTGGTATGAAGGATGCGTATCCGCAGTCAAATCCCGCTTGGGAGAAAATCATCCCGACGTTGCAAGCAGTTTGAACAATTTAGCAGCACTCTACAAATCCCAGGGAAGGTACGAACAAGCAGAACCTATGTACCTCCAAGCTTTGGAGTTATATAAACAGCTACTGGGAGAAAATCATCCCGACGTTGCAACCAGTTTGAACAATTTAGCTACACTCTACTATTCCCAGGGAAGGTACGAAGCAGCAGAACCACTTTACATCCAAGCTTTGAAGATTGCAGAACGGGTTTTGGGTGCAAATCATCCCAATACGGTGACTATTCGGGGGAACCTGGAATATTTACGCACACAGCAGCAAGGAAGTGAGGGGTGA
- the gcvP gene encoding aminomethyl-transferring glycine dehydrogenase yields MVSYAPRPQSTPEPMVDRDNQQFGSFQQRHIGVTSDAVQEMLEVLGISSLEQLINDTVPQTIRLTSSLDVPDAETEYNALRMLKAIASQNKVYSSYIGMGYSNCITPPVILRNILENPGWYTAYTPYQPEIAQGRLEALLNFQTLIIDLTGLEIANASLLDEGTAAAEAMSMSYGVCKNKANAYFVSQDCHPQTIDVLQTRARPLGIDIIIGNHQDFDFSTAIFGAILQYPASDGTIYDYREFTQKVHVTGALVTVAADPLSLCLLKPPGEFGADIAVGSTQRFGIPLGYGGPHAAYFATKEEYKRQVPGRIVGVSKDARGKTALRLALQTREQHIRRDKATSNICTAQVLLAVIAGMYAVYHGAEGLKQIAEDIHQKTTTLAEGLKKSGYRIKSENFFDTLRVELGSKSLESILQACEVKKINLRIFDDNAVGISLDETTSEADLIDLLEIFAPGKQLPSFPPSPLLSRTTPYLTHPTFNRYHSETELLRYIHKLETKDLSLTTSMIPLGSCTMKLNATSEMIPVTWAEFGNIHPFAPKSQTKGYQILFEQLEAWLAEITGFAGISLQPNAGSQGEYTGLLVIKQYHESRGDTHRNICLIPESAHGTNPASAVMCGMKVVAVGCDKDGNIDISDLQAKAEKHRDNLAALMVTYPSTHGVFEEGISEICAIAHRHGGQVYMDGANMNAQVGLCRPGDIGADVCHLNLHKTFCIPHGGGGPGMGPIGVASHLVPFLPGHPVIEIGSEKSIGAVSAAPWGSASILVISWMYIVMMGASGLTEATKIAILNANYIAKRLEGHYPVLYKGSNGYVAHECILDLRALKKSANIDIDDVAKRLMDYGFHAPTVSWPVAGTIMVEPTESESKAELDRFCDALIAIRAEIALIEAGKMDIQDNLLKNAPHTAESLISGEWTHPYTREEAAYPAPWTRDNKFWVSVSRIDAAFGDRNFVCSCLPMDAYSE; encoded by the coding sequence GTGGTAAGTTACGCTCCTCGCCCTCAGTCAACTCCTGAACCGATGGTAGATAGGGACAATCAGCAGTTCGGTAGTTTTCAGCAAAGACATATTGGTGTCACCAGTGATGCAGTTCAAGAAATGCTGGAAGTTTTGGGAATTTCCAGTTTGGAACAGTTAATTAATGACACAGTTCCCCAGACAATTAGGTTAACGAGTTCGCTTGATGTCCCCGATGCCGAAACTGAGTATAATGCACTGCGGATGTTGAAAGCGATCGCGTCCCAGAACAAAGTGTATAGTTCCTATATTGGGATGGGTTACTCTAACTGCATTACTCCCCCGGTAATTCTGAGGAATATCCTGGAAAATCCCGGTTGGTACACTGCTTACACTCCCTATCAACCAGAAATTGCCCAGGGAAGATTGGAAGCTTTATTAAATTTTCAAACCCTGATTATTGATTTAACTGGGTTGGAAATTGCCAATGCTTCCTTACTTGATGAAGGTACCGCAGCTGCCGAAGCAATGAGTATGAGTTACGGTGTCTGCAAAAATAAAGCAAATGCCTACTTTGTTTCCCAAGATTGCCATCCCCAAACAATCGACGTGTTACAGACGCGTGCCAGACCCTTGGGAATTGATATTATCATTGGGAACCACCAAGATTTTGACTTTTCTACAGCTATCTTTGGGGCAATTCTCCAATACCCTGCCAGTGATGGCACAATTTACGATTACCGTGAATTTACTCAAAAAGTACATGTTACAGGTGCTTTAGTTACAGTTGCTGCTGACCCCCTAAGTTTGTGTTTACTCAAACCTCCAGGTGAATTTGGAGCGGATATTGCTGTTGGTAGTACACAGCGTTTCGGTATTCCCTTGGGTTATGGAGGACCCCACGCAGCATATTTTGCCACTAAGGAAGAATACAAACGCCAAGTACCAGGACGAATTGTTGGTGTATCTAAAGATGCGCGAGGAAAAACAGCTTTAAGGTTGGCTTTGCAAACCCGCGAACAACACATTCGTCGAGATAAAGCAACTAGCAATATTTGTACGGCACAGGTTCTATTAGCAGTTATTGCTGGGATGTATGCTGTATATCATGGGGCTGAAGGATTAAAACAAATTGCTGAAGATATCCACCAAAAAACAACAACTTTAGCTGAAGGGTTGAAAAAATCCGGTTATAGAATTAAAAGTGAAAATTTCTTTGATACATTGCGAGTTGAATTAGGAAGCAAGAGTTTAGAATCTATTCTCCAAGCTTGCGAAGTCAAAAAAATCAACTTGAGAATTTTCGACGATAACGCTGTGGGAATTTCCTTAGATGAAACAACCAGCGAAGCCGATTTAATCGACTTACTGGAAATCTTTGCCCCAGGAAAACAACTCCCCTCCTTCCCCCCCTCCCCCCTCCTTTCCCGCACTACCCCTTACCTCACCCACCCAACTTTTAACCGCTACCACTCGGAAACCGAATTACTGCGTTACATCCACAAACTGGAAACCAAGGATTTATCCCTAACTACATCCATGATTCCCTTGGGTTCCTGTACGATGAAACTCAATGCAACATCGGAAATGATACCCGTCACTTGGGCAGAATTTGGGAATATTCACCCCTTTGCACCGAAATCTCAAACCAAAGGGTATCAAATATTATTTGAGCAGTTGGAGGCATGGTTAGCCGAAATTACCGGATTTGCTGGGATTTCCTTACAACCCAATGCCGGATCTCAAGGTGAATATACTGGACTTTTAGTAATTAAACAGTATCACGAATCACGAGGTGATACTCACCGCAACATCTGCCTAATTCCCGAATCAGCACATGGTACCAACCCAGCCAGCGCCGTTATGTGTGGGATGAAAGTAGTCGCTGTAGGCTGTGACAAAGATGGCAACATCGATATTAGCGACCTCCAAGCCAAAGCAGAGAAACACCGCGACAACCTTGCCGCCTTGATGGTGACGTATCCTTCAACACATGGTGTATTTGAAGAAGGCATTTCCGAGATTTGCGCGATCGCACATCGCCACGGAGGGCAGGTTTACATGGACGGGGCAAATATGAATGCTCAAGTCGGTTTATGTCGTCCTGGTGATATTGGTGCCGATGTCTGCCATTTGAACCTGCACAAAACCTTCTGTATTCCCCACGGTGGCGGTGGTCCCGGCATGGGTCCTATTGGTGTCGCTTCGCACCTCGTACCTTTTCTTCCTGGACATCCTGTAATTGAAATTGGCAGCGAAAAATCCATCGGCGCAGTATCTGCGGCTCCTTGGGGTAGCGCCAGCATCCTCGTAATTTCCTGGATGTATATTGTGATGATGGGTGCATCCGGTTTAACTGAAGCTACCAAAATCGCCATTCTCAACGCCAACTATATCGCCAAACGCTTGGAAGGACATTACCCTGTACTCTACAAAGGTAGTAACGGGTATGTGGCACACGAATGTATCCTAGATTTACGTGCCTTGAAGAAATCCGCCAATATCGACATCGACGACGTAGCTAAACGCTTGATGGACTATGGTTTCCATGCCCCCACTGTATCCTGGCCCGTCGCTGGTACAATTATGGTGGAACCCACAGAAAGCGAATCTAAGGCAGAATTAGACCGTTTTTGTGATGCTTTAATTGCCATCCGTGCAGAAATTGCCCTAATTGAAGCTGGGAAAATGGATATTCAAGATAACCTGTTGAAGAATGCACCCCATACCGCCGAAAGCTTAATTTCCGGGGAATGGACACATCCATATACTAGGGAAGAGGCTGCATATCCAGCGCCTTGGACAAGGGATAATAAGTTTTGGGTTAGTGTCAGTCGTATTGATGCAGCATTTGGGGATAGGAATTTTGTTTGTTCATGCTTACCGATGGATGCATATTCAGAGTAA
- a CDS encoding DM13 domain-containing protein — protein sequence MKLKSLLILSLASFLTISCAKEVSSTEAPIAVNSPNNPTVQLAKSEKSSIKKVDNFVSGEHKTQGTAKIVTKNGKSFLELDKSFKTSNSGPDLVIVLHRSDNVIGSTKPPYYSLKKGDYVLISPLKKFSGDQSYAISDKINLADYKSAVIWCRKFNATFGAAKLSNS from the coding sequence GTGAAACTCAAAAGTTTATTAATATTAAGCCTAGCATCATTTCTGACCATTAGTTGCGCCAAAGAAGTTAGTTCAACTGAAGCTCCTATTGCTGTTAACTCTCCAAACAATCCTACAGTTCAGTTAGCGAAATCTGAAAAATCATCTATTAAAAAAGTTGATAATTTTGTCTCTGGAGAACATAAAACTCAAGGTACAGCCAAAATTGTGACAAAAAATGGCAAATCATTTTTAGAACTTGATAAATCTTTCAAAACTTCCAATTCAGGACCAGATTTAGTTATAGTTTTACATCGTTCAGACAACGTAATCGGTTCTACTAAACCACCATACTATTCTTTAAAAAAGGGAGATTATGTTCTAATTAGCCCTTTAAAAAAATTTAGTGGTGATCAAAGTTATGCCATTTCTGACAAAATCAACTTAGCTGATTACAAATCTGCTGTAATTTGGTGTCGCAAGTTCAATGCTACCTTTGGTGCTGCGAAGTTAAGTAATAGCTAA
- the gcvH gene encoding glycine cleavage system protein GcvH — MTFEYPEDLRYLDTHEYVRLEGEIATIGISAFAVDQLGDIVFVELPDVGDAIAKGDTFGSIESVKAVEDLNAPITGTVIERNDAIIDSPEEIADDPYGEGWLMKVRVNDFSEIDDAMTAGEYSNQVEGV; from the coding sequence ATGACTTTTGAATATCCCGAAGATTTGAGATACTTAGATACTCATGAGTATGTCCGCTTGGAAGGCGAAATTGCAACTATTGGTATTAGTGCTTTTGCAGTTGATCAATTGGGTGATATTGTTTTTGTGGAACTGCCTGATGTGGGTGATGCGATCGCTAAAGGTGATACCTTTGGTTCTATTGAATCGGTAAAGGCTGTGGAAGATTTGAATGCACCGATTACAGGGACTGTGATTGAGCGCAATGATGCAATTATTGATTCACCGGAAGAAATTGCTGATGATCCCTATGGTGAAGGTTGGTTAATGAAGGTGCGTGTGAATGACTTTAGTGAAATTGATGATGCCATGACGGCAGGGGAATATAGTAACCAAGTCGAAGGAGTTTAA